A window of the Gossypium hirsutum isolate 1008001.06 chromosome A05, Gossypium_hirsutum_v2.1, whole genome shotgun sequence genome harbors these coding sequences:
- the LOC121229173 gene encoding protein NRT1/ PTR FAMILY 5.4 gives MLLEMAQEVSNWASYYICFSKAALFISGLVFSHAFVEHAFFFMLITFITSNWKSYRLPIAAAIVNAQEGASLLVAAIVAYVADECLGRFKAVGYTTAAFITGLVILCFEYKDSRIFYVALLLVTLGKGGRSPTLKAFLKDQFGRNQNSQVAEAEYQNRKRAEARHQFWWCTAWFLGALISTIVISISSRLSILISSIITGAASLFFVQGIRCYSKEPPEKKLHHRS, from the exons ATGTTGTTGGAGATGGCTCAAGAAGTATCCAACTGGGCGTCTTATTATATTTGTTTCTCCAAAGCTGCTTTATTCATCTCAG GTTTAGTTTTCAGTCATGCGTTTGTAGAGCATGCATTTTTTTTCATGCTGATAACTTTCATCACAAGCAATTGGAAAAGCTACCGTCTCCCAATAGCTGCCGCCATTGTCAATGCCCAAGAAGGCGCATCACTACTCGTTGCAGCTATCGTCGCTTATGTAGCAGACGAATGTTTGGGTCGATTCAAGGCCGTTGGTTACACCACTGCAGCTTTCATCACT GGATTAGTGATATTATGTTTTGAGTATAAAGACAGTAGAATATTTTACGTGGCACTGCTACTTGTAACCCTGGGGAAGGGTGGACGAAGTCCAACTCTGAAAGCATTTCTCAAAGATCAGTTTGGTCGGAACCAGAACTCCCAAGTGGCAGAGGCAGAGTATCAGAACCGGAAAAGGGCCGAGGCTCGACACCAGTTTTGGTGGTGTACTGCTTGGTTTCTTGGTGCCCTCATTAGTACTATAGTAATTTCAATCTCAAGCCGTCTATCTATCCTGATTTCATCAATAATAACTGGAGCGGCTTCTTTGTTCTTTGTGCAAGGCATCAGGTGTTACAGCAAAGAACCACCCGAAAAAAAATTACATCACAGATCATGA